A genomic window from Anaerolineae bacterium includes:
- a CDS encoding ANTAR domain-containing protein, with product MADRKRIIIADDESIIRMDLREMLTNLGYLVVGEVADGRSAVNLARELKPDLVVMDIRFEGDDFDGIDAARILTEERIAPVLLLTAYSQRDLIERAKDAGVTGYIVKPFRESDLAAAIEVALARFNELKMLEKEVGDLKQALETRKLVDRAKGILMDVQGLTEAEAFRKIQKMSMNTRKPMREVAEAIILAHQASQQE from the coding sequence GTGGCAGATCGCAAACGGATCATAATCGCAGATGATGAGTCCATTATCCGTATGGATCTGCGGGAAATGCTCACCAACCTGGGCTACCTGGTGGTGGGCGAGGTGGCCGACGGCCGCAGTGCGGTTAACCTGGCACGCGAGCTTAAACCGGACCTGGTGGTCATGGATATCCGCTTCGAGGGGGATGATTTCGACGGCATCGATGCCGCCAGAATCTTGACGGAGGAGCGCATTGCGCCGGTCCTCTTGCTGACGGCCTACAGCCAGCGCGACCTGATCGAGCGGGCCAAGGACGCCGGCGTCACCGGCTACATCGTCAAGCCCTTCCGCGAGTCCGACCTGGCCGCGGCCATTGAGGTCGCCCTGGCACGCTTCAACGAGCTGAAGATGTTGGAAAAGGAGGTCGGCGATCTCAAGCAGGCGCTGGAGACCCGCAAGCTGGTGGACCGCGCCAAGGGTATTCTCATGGATGTGCAGGGGTTGACCGAGGCGGAGGCCTTCCGCAAGATCCAGAAGATGAGTATGAACACCCGCAAGCCGATGCGCGAGGTGGCGGAAGCCATTATCCTGGCGCACCAGGCGAGCCAACAAGAGTAA
- a CDS encoding histidine kinase N-terminal domain-containing protein: protein MDEVVYQCKGLNDSDIEQLQRVEASMAILADVNRSDVLLYCLLTPEKAVVVSHSRPHSVSPVYAEPLAGLWVGPAQQPLVFRVLQGRFGLRTQRSAVANGAPIMQKVLPVRNRQGRIIAALCVETNLIEHERQRRRSKVFQWAVRQLQQMAARGELADAASLTPFGEHDGILLVDRQHCIRYASGIATNLYRRIGIMEGLVGKRLSELGTHDAEIVAPVFDGSHCIQQETDEGGRTWIKRGVPVLAVTEGWKRWSVLEPLLVRHLARRVQASLILIRDTTESRLKEQEIKVKTALIREVHHRVKNNLQTIAALLRMQARRSQSEETRQALQEGINRILSVAVVHEFLAHEEANAVSLREVATKIVRQIRQGIVAPDQQIHITIEGDDVLLPAQQATSCALIINELLLNSIEHGFQGRTGGRIALSIGVQDSNVRLSVQDNGQGLPADFDLRTAGNLGLQIVRTLVQDDLKGTFSLENTQDGVIAVISFPKGISGGD from the coding sequence GTGGACGAAGTCGTCTACCAGTGCAAGGGTCTCAATGATTCCGATATCGAGCAGTTACAGCGCGTCGAGGCGAGCATGGCCATCCTGGCCGATGTCAATCGCTCCGATGTGCTGTTGTACTGCTTGCTGACGCCGGAGAAGGCGGTGGTCGTGTCCCATTCGCGCCCGCACTCGGTGTCGCCGGTCTATGCGGAGCCGCTCGCCGGCCTATGGGTGGGGCCGGCGCAACAGCCGCTGGTCTTCCGGGTCCTGCAGGGGCGCTTCGGACTGCGGACACAGCGCTCTGCTGTCGCGAACGGCGCCCCCATCATGCAGAAAGTCCTGCCGGTGCGGAACCGCCAGGGGCGGATTATCGCCGCCCTCTGTGTCGAGACCAACTTGATCGAGCACGAGCGCCAGCGCCGGCGCAGTAAGGTGTTCCAGTGGGCTGTGCGCCAGCTCCAGCAAATGGCCGCACGCGGCGAGCTGGCGGACGCGGCATCGCTCACGCCCTTTGGCGAGCACGATGGGATTCTCCTGGTGGATCGCCAGCACTGCATCCGCTACGCCAGCGGCATCGCCACCAACCTGTACCGCCGCATCGGCATCATGGAAGGGCTGGTCGGCAAGCGGCTGAGCGAGCTGGGCACGCACGACGCGGAGATCGTCGCCCCAGTGTTCGACGGCTCCCACTGCATCCAGCAGGAAACCGATGAAGGGGGCCGCACCTGGATCAAGCGCGGTGTGCCCGTTCTGGCCGTCACCGAGGGGTGGAAGCGCTGGTCGGTGCTGGAACCACTGCTGGTGCGGCACCTGGCGCGGCGGGTGCAGGCGAGCCTGATACTGATCCGCGATACGACGGAAAGCCGGCTCAAAGAGCAGGAGATCAAGGTCAAGACCGCCCTCATCCGGGAGGTGCATCACCGGGTCAAGAACAACCTGCAGACCATCGCGGCGCTCCTGCGCATGCAGGCCCGCCGCAGTCAATCCGAGGAGACGCGCCAGGCTCTGCAGGAGGGCATCAACCGCATCTTGAGTGTGGCGGTGGTGCATGAGTTTCTGGCCCACGAAGAGGCCAACGCGGTCAGCCTGCGGGAAGTGGCTACCAAGATCGTGCGGCAGATTCGCCAGGGCATTGTGGCGCCGGACCAGCAGATTCACATCACCATCGAGGGGGATGATGTGCTGTTGCCGGCCCAGCAGGCGACATCCTGCGCCCTGATCATCAACGAGCTACTGCTGAATTCCATTGAGCATGGCTTTCAGGGGCGCACAGGCGGGCGCATCGCCCTTTCCATCGGTGTGCAGGACAGCAACGTGCGCCTGTCCGTTCAGGACAACGGGCAGGGCCTGCCGGCCGATTTTGACCTGCGCACCGCCGGCAACCTGGGCCTGCAAATCGTGCGCACCCTGGTCCAGGACGACCTGAAGGGCACCTTCTCGCTGGAAAATACGCAGGATGGTGTGATCGCCGTGATCAGCTTTCCAAAAGGCATATCAGGAGGTGACTAA
- a CDS encoding DUF58 domain-containing protein, giving the protein MLKQGWVALGLLVAAVIWAMITSWRLLYHVSYALAFILVLSLLLTLNDLIGVQVARVSRTHRSQVGKHFDEEFTLVNRGWLPKRWLEVRDHSTLPGHRAGRVISGLGPRQRYIWAVRTYCGHRGRFRLGPLSLHSGDPFGFFFLSRRLAGEGELIVYPYTVDLPGLQLPFGELSGGTAMRRRTQHVTDQVAGVREYVHGDSFNRIHWKSTARVGRLISKEFELEPVTDIWLYLDLEQHMHVRAPWAEEVDRSGPAVLWGEHRTPPLPPSTEEYAVSAAASLAKQLLSMGRAVGLVAYGQRREVMPADRGPRQLVKLLEALAVLEARGTVPISLVLEAEARHLHRGTGLIVITPAFDVEWVRVAQAVGMRGVRLAAVLIVGESFAPAPSIVPVQAALQSSGILCTVVRRGDDLAERLRFPAGG; this is encoded by the coding sequence TCAGCTATGCCCTGGCGTTCATCCTGGTCCTCTCCCTGCTCCTGACCCTCAATGACCTGATCGGGGTGCAGGTGGCGCGGGTCAGCCGCACTCACCGCTCGCAGGTCGGCAAGCATTTCGACGAGGAGTTCACCCTCGTCAACCGCGGCTGGCTCCCCAAGCGCTGGCTGGAGGTGCGCGATCATTCTACGCTCCCCGGGCATCGCGCCGGCCGCGTCATCAGCGGCCTGGGGCCGCGCCAGCGCTATATCTGGGCGGTGCGCACCTACTGCGGACACCGCGGGCGCTTTCGCCTAGGCCCCTTAAGCCTGCACAGCGGGGACCCCTTTGGCTTCTTCTTCCTGTCCCGCCGGCTGGCCGGCGAGGGAGAGCTGATCGTCTATCCCTACACGGTGGACCTGCCGGGCCTTCAACTCCCCTTTGGCGAGCTTTCGGGCGGCACCGCTATGCGCCGGCGCACCCAGCACGTCACCGACCAGGTCGCCGGCGTGCGCGAATACGTGCACGGCGACAGCTTCAACCGCATTCACTGGAAGAGCACGGCGCGCGTCGGCCGGCTCATCTCCAAAGAGTTCGAACTGGAGCCGGTCACCGACATCTGGCTCTACCTGGACCTGGAACAGCACATGCATGTCCGCGCACCCTGGGCGGAGGAAGTGGATCGGAGCGGGCCGGCGGTGTTGTGGGGGGAGCACCGCACTCCGCCCCTGCCTCCCAGCACGGAGGAGTATGCGGTCAGCGCCGCCGCCTCCCTGGCCAAACAGCTCCTGTCCATGGGACGCGCGGTGGGGCTGGTGGCCTATGGACAGAGGCGAGAGGTGATGCCGGCCGACCGCGGCCCGCGTCAGCTCGTCAAATTGCTGGAGGCGCTGGCGGTGCTGGAAGCGCGCGGCACCGTGCCTATCTCGCTGGTGCTGGAGGCGGAAGCGCGGCATCTGCACCGCGGCACGGGGTTGATCGTCATCACGCCGGCCTTCGACGTGGAATGGGTTCGGGTGGCCCAGGCGGTGGGCATGCGGGGTGTGCGCCTGGCGGCAGTGCTCATTGTCGGGGAAAGCTTTGCGCCGGCGCCTTCCATCGTGCCGGTGCAGGCCGCACTGCAGTCCAGCGGCATCCTGTGCACGGTTGTGCGCCGGGGCGATGACCTGGCGGAGCGCCTGCGGTTCCCGGCCGGCGGCTGA